A window from Drosophila subobscura isolate 14011-0131.10 chromosome O, UCBerk_Dsub_1.0, whole genome shotgun sequence encodes these proteins:
- the LOC117899009 gene encoding uncharacterized protein LOC117899009 isoform X2 — MTTTTEMEINTNGGGGGGCGIVASSSSVTPAPICSSGLQKNVVGVGSPSNNRVLDATKRKKLKSRSSVGAASTPTTTTAPSHTIRSSGSGSGCASASKSNVTGPNYSKDHLDAWLENCLRDATNAQLSSSSEFLDFTPPTAKANKQIFVTQSSVQQQQQQQQQQQPQQQQQQQQQQFLMRSHSQPYSMGTGTPFSLGIQRHSQALSHRYPMLFPPQSYPNGYGLGMGYCGDGGQEFASLPPLVNMMGGTGGGGAASEHEQNSTDVLDGSNPNFSRGFRFSDPCLLNPSDNDTKLSGQNTPDCRNGNTNTNDSGCDLAQQNKFFAALMEQINLLHDTNSKICRNLHETKVDIEALKHAPNGQAWAGAATGTVTGAGGMRHRRDSLSGLSTQSQPLVFGGGFGGTHSPAPTFHSGAYTPGMMTDVVREVKEAARVREDALLSRVKSMVEERQWSLNEGNVRILRDIDDLKSHVMQLRLERKETHKRLSHLEAENKYLRQALASCYNQRQAYHDIIYENERARGSRKPFPNGGGGSGGGGGGGSGAAGVGPRRAQSFNLHYGIMHQTPTQTTQALEEDDEIEEDNEAVSVTTTKRLSCSSSESRSNGLPTPTVQHSQYSSLAQQQQAAQSPPTFALIAEHLDRDSALPPPLLPRKKEHAQLKRELGEAAAARKEANQRIIALEKLVKDLSVQVKGSQSNWNPTKSSEPALLAASPAAEAAVAPTTTAPATAAPKFSVADGPITDL, encoded by the exons ATGACAACCACAACCGAGATGGAGATCAACACGAACgggggaggcggaggcggGTGCGGTATAGTG GCAAGCAGCTCCAGCGTCACTCCAGCGCCCATTTGCAGCAGCGGTCTCCAGAAAAATGTCGTGGGCGTTGGTTcgcccagcaacaacagag TGCTGGATGCCACCAAGCGCAAGAAACTCAAATCCCGGAGCAGCGTGGGGGCAGCGTCCACTCCAACCACAACGACAGCTCCCTCGCACACGATTcgtagcagtggcagtggcagtggctgtgccagtgccagcaaaAGCAATGTAACGGGCCCAAACTATTCCAAGGATCATCTGGATGCCTGGCTGGAGAATTGCCTGCGAGATGCTACCAATGCGCAGCTGTCGTCATCCTCTGAATTCCTCGACTTTACTCCGCCCACAGCAAAGGCTAATAAGCAAATCTTTGTGACTCAGTCGTCagtccagcaacagcaacagcagcaacagcagcaacaaccacagcagcagcagcagcaacaacaacagcaattccTCATGCGCTCCCATTCGCAGCCTTATAGCATGGGCACTGGCACGCCCTTCAGCCTCGGGATTCAACGC CACTCGCAGGCCCTCAGCCATCGATATCCGATGCTCTTCCCGCCCCAAAGCTATCCCAATGGCTATGGCCTGGGCATGGGATATTGCGGCGATGGGGGGCAGGAGTTTGCCAGTTTACCGCCGCTGGTCAATATGATGGGAGGTacgggtggcggtggcgccgCCTCCGAGCATGAGCAGAACTCCACGGATGTCTTGGACGGAAGCAATCCAAACTTTAGCAGAGG GTTCCGATTCAGCGATCCCTGCCTGCTGAATCCCTCAGACAACGACACCAAGCTGAGTGGCCAGAACACGCCCGACTGCCGCAatggcaacaccaacaccaacgaTAGCGGCTGCGATCTGGCTCAGCAGAACAAGTTTTTTGCGGCACTGATGGAGCAAATCAATCTGTTGCACGATACTAATTCCAAGATATGCCGCAATTTGCATGAAACAAAAG TCGATATCGAAGCTTTAAAGCACGCTCCTAATGGCCAGGCCTGGGCAggtgctgccactggcaccgTCACTGGCGCTGGGGGCATGCGGCACCGTAGAGATAGCTTGAGCGGATTAAGCACACAAAGTCAGCCACTGGTGTTTGGCGGTGGATTCGGTGGGACACACAGTCCGGCGCCCACCTTTCATTCAG GAGCCTATACGCCAGGCATGATGACCGACGTGGTGCGCGAGGTAAAGGAGGCTGCGCGAGTGCGCGAGGACGCCCTCCTCAGTCG AGTCAAATCAATGGTCGAGGAGCGTCAGTGGTCTCTGAACGAGGGAAATGTACGTATACTGCGCGACATTGATGATCTGAAG TCGCACGTGATGCAACTGCGTCTGGAGCGGAAGGAGACACATAAACGTCTGTCGCATCTGGAGGCAGAAAACAAGTACCTGCGACAGGCCCTGGCCAGCTGCTACAACCAGCGTCAGGCCTATCACGACATCATCTATGAAAACGAGCGGGCACGTGGTTCACGTAAGCCATTTCCtaatggcggcggcggtagtggaggtggcggtggcggtggcagtggagcGGCAGGAGTGGGGCCACGGCGAGCTCAGTCGTTCAATCTACATTATGGAATAATGCACCAGACTCCGACACAAACTACACAAGCGCTTGAAGAGGATGACGAGATCGAGGAAGACAACGAGGCGGTATCGGTGACTACCACCAAGCGCCTGTCGTGCTCCAGCAGCGAGTCCCGCAGTAATGGGCTGCCCACACCCACTGTCCAGCACTCGCAGTATTCATCactggcacagcagcagcaagcagcgcaAAGCCCACCCACGTTTGCATTGATTGCGGAACATTTGGATCGGGATTCcgcactgccgccgccactgttGCCGCGCAAAAAGGAGCATGCCCAGCTCAAGCGCGAACTCGGAGAAGCAGCCGCCGCACGTAAGGAGGCCAATCAACGTATCATAGC ACTTGAAAAGTTGGTTAAAGACCTAAGTGTCCAGGTCAAGGGCAGCCAATCGAATTGGAATCCGACCAAGTCAAGTGAACCCGCACTATTGGCAGCCTCACCTGCTGCGGAAGCAGCAGTGGCACCGACAACGACAGCACCGGCAACAGCGGCACCGAAATTCAGCGTGGCCGACGGACCGATTACGGACTTATAG
- the LOC117899009 gene encoding uncharacterized protein LOC117899009 isoform X1, with amino-acid sequence MTTTTEMEINTNGGGGGGCGIVDPGSAGVTETVASSSSVTPAPICSSGLQKNVVGVGSPSNNRVLDATKRKKLKSRSSVGAASTPTTTTAPSHTIRSSGSGSGCASASKSNVTGPNYSKDHLDAWLENCLRDATNAQLSSSSEFLDFTPPTAKANKQIFVTQSSVQQQQQQQQQQQPQQQQQQQQQQFLMRSHSQPYSMGTGTPFSLGIQRHSQALSHRYPMLFPPQSYPNGYGLGMGYCGDGGQEFASLPPLVNMMGGTGGGGAASEHEQNSTDVLDGSNPNFSRGFRFSDPCLLNPSDNDTKLSGQNTPDCRNGNTNTNDSGCDLAQQNKFFAALMEQINLLHDTNSKICRNLHETKVDIEALKHAPNGQAWAGAATGTVTGAGGMRHRRDSLSGLSTQSQPLVFGGGFGGTHSPAPTFHSGAYTPGMMTDVVREVKEAARVREDALLSRVKSMVEERQWSLNEGNVRILRDIDDLKSHVMQLRLERKETHKRLSHLEAENKYLRQALASCYNQRQAYHDIIYENERARGSRKPFPNGGGGSGGGGGGGSGAAGVGPRRAQSFNLHYGIMHQTPTQTTQALEEDDEIEEDNEAVSVTTTKRLSCSSSESRSNGLPTPTVQHSQYSSLAQQQQAAQSPPTFALIAEHLDRDSALPPPLLPRKKEHAQLKRELGEAAAARKEANQRIIALEKLVKDLSVQVKGSQSNWNPTKSSEPALLAASPAAEAAVAPTTTAPATAAPKFSVADGPITDL; translated from the exons ATGACAACCACAACCGAGATGGAGATCAACACGAACgggggaggcggaggcggGTGCGGTATAGTGGACCCTGGCAGTGCCGGTGTCACAGAGACGGTTGCAAGCAGCTCCAGCGTCACTCCAGCGCCCATTTGCAGCAGCGGTCTCCAGAAAAATGTCGTGGGCGTTGGTTcgcccagcaacaacagag TGCTGGATGCCACCAAGCGCAAGAAACTCAAATCCCGGAGCAGCGTGGGGGCAGCGTCCACTCCAACCACAACGACAGCTCCCTCGCACACGATTcgtagcagtggcagtggcagtggctgtgccagtgccagcaaaAGCAATGTAACGGGCCCAAACTATTCCAAGGATCATCTGGATGCCTGGCTGGAGAATTGCCTGCGAGATGCTACCAATGCGCAGCTGTCGTCATCCTCTGAATTCCTCGACTTTACTCCGCCCACAGCAAAGGCTAATAAGCAAATCTTTGTGACTCAGTCGTCagtccagcaacagcaacagcagcaacagcagcaacaaccacagcagcagcagcagcaacaacaacagcaattccTCATGCGCTCCCATTCGCAGCCTTATAGCATGGGCACTGGCACGCCCTTCAGCCTCGGGATTCAACGC CACTCGCAGGCCCTCAGCCATCGATATCCGATGCTCTTCCCGCCCCAAAGCTATCCCAATGGCTATGGCCTGGGCATGGGATATTGCGGCGATGGGGGGCAGGAGTTTGCCAGTTTACCGCCGCTGGTCAATATGATGGGAGGTacgggtggcggtggcgccgCCTCCGAGCATGAGCAGAACTCCACGGATGTCTTGGACGGAAGCAATCCAAACTTTAGCAGAGG GTTCCGATTCAGCGATCCCTGCCTGCTGAATCCCTCAGACAACGACACCAAGCTGAGTGGCCAGAACACGCCCGACTGCCGCAatggcaacaccaacaccaacgaTAGCGGCTGCGATCTGGCTCAGCAGAACAAGTTTTTTGCGGCACTGATGGAGCAAATCAATCTGTTGCACGATACTAATTCCAAGATATGCCGCAATTTGCATGAAACAAAAG TCGATATCGAAGCTTTAAAGCACGCTCCTAATGGCCAGGCCTGGGCAggtgctgccactggcaccgTCACTGGCGCTGGGGGCATGCGGCACCGTAGAGATAGCTTGAGCGGATTAAGCACACAAAGTCAGCCACTGGTGTTTGGCGGTGGATTCGGTGGGACACACAGTCCGGCGCCCACCTTTCATTCAG GAGCCTATACGCCAGGCATGATGACCGACGTGGTGCGCGAGGTAAAGGAGGCTGCGCGAGTGCGCGAGGACGCCCTCCTCAGTCG AGTCAAATCAATGGTCGAGGAGCGTCAGTGGTCTCTGAACGAGGGAAATGTACGTATACTGCGCGACATTGATGATCTGAAG TCGCACGTGATGCAACTGCGTCTGGAGCGGAAGGAGACACATAAACGTCTGTCGCATCTGGAGGCAGAAAACAAGTACCTGCGACAGGCCCTGGCCAGCTGCTACAACCAGCGTCAGGCCTATCACGACATCATCTATGAAAACGAGCGGGCACGTGGTTCACGTAAGCCATTTCCtaatggcggcggcggtagtggaggtggcggtggcggtggcagtggagcGGCAGGAGTGGGGCCACGGCGAGCTCAGTCGTTCAATCTACATTATGGAATAATGCACCAGACTCCGACACAAACTACACAAGCGCTTGAAGAGGATGACGAGATCGAGGAAGACAACGAGGCGGTATCGGTGACTACCACCAAGCGCCTGTCGTGCTCCAGCAGCGAGTCCCGCAGTAATGGGCTGCCCACACCCACTGTCCAGCACTCGCAGTATTCATCactggcacagcagcagcaagcagcgcaAAGCCCACCCACGTTTGCATTGATTGCGGAACATTTGGATCGGGATTCcgcactgccgccgccactgttGCCGCGCAAAAAGGAGCATGCCCAGCTCAAGCGCGAACTCGGAGAAGCAGCCGCCGCACGTAAGGAGGCCAATCAACGTATCATAGC ACTTGAAAAGTTGGTTAAAGACCTAAGTGTCCAGGTCAAGGGCAGCCAATCGAATTGGAATCCGACCAAGTCAAGTGAACCCGCACTATTGGCAGCCTCACCTGCTGCGGAAGCAGCAGTGGCACCGACAACGACAGCACCGGCAACAGCGGCACCGAAATTCAGCGTGGCCGACGGACCGATTACGGACTTATAG
- the LOC117899009 gene encoding uncharacterized protein LOC117899009 isoform X4, with protein MSGSSASRTEKGNMLDATKRKKLKSRSSVGAASTPTTTTAPSHTIRSSGSGSGCASASKSNVTGPNYSKDHLDAWLENCLRDATNAQLSSSSEFLDFTPPTAKANKQIFVTQSSVQQQQQQQQQQQPQQQQQQQQQQFLMRSHSQPYSMGTGTPFSLGIQRHSQALSHRYPMLFPPQSYPNGYGLGMGYCGDGGQEFASLPPLVNMMGGTGGGGAASEHEQNSTDVLDGSNPNFSRGFRFSDPCLLNPSDNDTKLSGQNTPDCRNGNTNTNDSGCDLAQQNKFFAALMEQINLLHDTNSKICRNLHETKVDIEALKHAPNGQAWAGAATGTVTGAGGMRHRRDSLSGLSTQSQPLVFGGGFGGTHSPAPTFHSGAYTPGMMTDVVREVKEAARVREDALLSRVKSMVEERQWSLNEGNVRILRDIDDLKSHVMQLRLERKETHKRLSHLEAENKYLRQALASCYNQRQAYHDIIYENERARGSRKPFPNGGGGSGGGGGGGSGAAGVGPRRAQSFNLHYGIMHQTPTQTTQALEEDDEIEEDNEAVSVTTTKRLSCSSSESRSNGLPTPTVQHSQYSSLAQQQQAAQSPPTFALIAEHLDRDSALPPPLLPRKKEHAQLKRELGEAAAARKEANQRIIALEKLVKDLSVQVKGSQSNWNPTKSSEPALLAASPAAEAAVAPTTTAPATAAPKFSVADGPITDL; from the exons ATGTCTGGCAGCAGCGCCTCACGGACGGAAAAGGGAAACA TGCTGGATGCCACCAAGCGCAAGAAACTCAAATCCCGGAGCAGCGTGGGGGCAGCGTCCACTCCAACCACAACGACAGCTCCCTCGCACACGATTcgtagcagtggcagtggcagtggctgtgccagtgccagcaaaAGCAATGTAACGGGCCCAAACTATTCCAAGGATCATCTGGATGCCTGGCTGGAGAATTGCCTGCGAGATGCTACCAATGCGCAGCTGTCGTCATCCTCTGAATTCCTCGACTTTACTCCGCCCACAGCAAAGGCTAATAAGCAAATCTTTGTGACTCAGTCGTCagtccagcaacagcaacagcagcaacagcagcaacaaccacagcagcagcagcagcaacaacaacagcaattccTCATGCGCTCCCATTCGCAGCCTTATAGCATGGGCACTGGCACGCCCTTCAGCCTCGGGATTCAACGC CACTCGCAGGCCCTCAGCCATCGATATCCGATGCTCTTCCCGCCCCAAAGCTATCCCAATGGCTATGGCCTGGGCATGGGATATTGCGGCGATGGGGGGCAGGAGTTTGCCAGTTTACCGCCGCTGGTCAATATGATGGGAGGTacgggtggcggtggcgccgCCTCCGAGCATGAGCAGAACTCCACGGATGTCTTGGACGGAAGCAATCCAAACTTTAGCAGAGG GTTCCGATTCAGCGATCCCTGCCTGCTGAATCCCTCAGACAACGACACCAAGCTGAGTGGCCAGAACACGCCCGACTGCCGCAatggcaacaccaacaccaacgaTAGCGGCTGCGATCTGGCTCAGCAGAACAAGTTTTTTGCGGCACTGATGGAGCAAATCAATCTGTTGCACGATACTAATTCCAAGATATGCCGCAATTTGCATGAAACAAAAG TCGATATCGAAGCTTTAAAGCACGCTCCTAATGGCCAGGCCTGGGCAggtgctgccactggcaccgTCACTGGCGCTGGGGGCATGCGGCACCGTAGAGATAGCTTGAGCGGATTAAGCACACAAAGTCAGCCACTGGTGTTTGGCGGTGGATTCGGTGGGACACACAGTCCGGCGCCCACCTTTCATTCAG GAGCCTATACGCCAGGCATGATGACCGACGTGGTGCGCGAGGTAAAGGAGGCTGCGCGAGTGCGCGAGGACGCCCTCCTCAGTCG AGTCAAATCAATGGTCGAGGAGCGTCAGTGGTCTCTGAACGAGGGAAATGTACGTATACTGCGCGACATTGATGATCTGAAG TCGCACGTGATGCAACTGCGTCTGGAGCGGAAGGAGACACATAAACGTCTGTCGCATCTGGAGGCAGAAAACAAGTACCTGCGACAGGCCCTGGCCAGCTGCTACAACCAGCGTCAGGCCTATCACGACATCATCTATGAAAACGAGCGGGCACGTGGTTCACGTAAGCCATTTCCtaatggcggcggcggtagtggaggtggcggtggcggtggcagtggagcGGCAGGAGTGGGGCCACGGCGAGCTCAGTCGTTCAATCTACATTATGGAATAATGCACCAGACTCCGACACAAACTACACAAGCGCTTGAAGAGGATGACGAGATCGAGGAAGACAACGAGGCGGTATCGGTGACTACCACCAAGCGCCTGTCGTGCTCCAGCAGCGAGTCCCGCAGTAATGGGCTGCCCACACCCACTGTCCAGCACTCGCAGTATTCATCactggcacagcagcagcaagcagcgcaAAGCCCACCCACGTTTGCATTGATTGCGGAACATTTGGATCGGGATTCcgcactgccgccgccactgttGCCGCGCAAAAAGGAGCATGCCCAGCTCAAGCGCGAACTCGGAGAAGCAGCCGCCGCACGTAAGGAGGCCAATCAACGTATCATAGC ACTTGAAAAGTTGGTTAAAGACCTAAGTGTCCAGGTCAAGGGCAGCCAATCGAATTGGAATCCGACCAAGTCAAGTGAACCCGCACTATTGGCAGCCTCACCTGCTGCGGAAGCAGCAGTGGCACCGACAACGACAGCACCGGCAACAGCGGCACCGAAATTCAGCGTGGCCGACGGACCGATTACGGACTTATAG
- the LOC117899009 gene encoding uncharacterized protein LOC117899009 isoform X5: MTTTTEMEINTNGGGGGGCGIVDPGSAGVTETVASSSSVTPAPICSSGLQKNVVGVGSPSNNRVLDATKRKKLKSRSSVGAASTPTTTTAPSHTIRSSGSGSGCASASKSNVTGPNYSKDHLDAWLENCLRDATNAQLSSSSEFLDFTPPTAKANKQIFVTQSSVQQQQQQQQQQQPQQQQQQQQQQFLMRSHSQPYSMGTGTPFSLGIQRHSQALSHRYPMLFPPQSYPNGYGLGMGYCGDGGQEFASLPPLVNMMGGTGGGGAASEHEQNSTDVLDGSNPNFSRGFRFSDPCLLNPSDNDTKLSGQNTPDCRNGNTNTNDSGCDLAQQNKFFAALMEQINLLHDTNSKICRNLHETKGAYTPGMMTDVVREVKEAARVREDALLSRVKSMVEERQWSLNEGNVRILRDIDDLKSHVMQLRLERKETHKRLSHLEAENKYLRQALASCYNQRQAYHDIIYENERARGSRKPFPNGGGGSGGGGGGGSGAAGVGPRRAQSFNLHYGIMHQTPTQTTQALEEDDEIEEDNEAVSVTTTKRLSCSSSESRSNGLPTPTVQHSQYSSLAQQQQAAQSPPTFALIAEHLDRDSALPPPLLPRKKEHAQLKRELGEAAAARKEANQRIIALEKLVKDLSVQVKGSQSNWNPTKSSEPALLAASPAAEAAVAPTTTAPATAAPKFSVADGPITDL, from the exons ATGACAACCACAACCGAGATGGAGATCAACACGAACgggggaggcggaggcggGTGCGGTATAGTGGACCCTGGCAGTGCCGGTGTCACAGAGACGGTTGCAAGCAGCTCCAGCGTCACTCCAGCGCCCATTTGCAGCAGCGGTCTCCAGAAAAATGTCGTGGGCGTTGGTTcgcccagcaacaacagag TGCTGGATGCCACCAAGCGCAAGAAACTCAAATCCCGGAGCAGCGTGGGGGCAGCGTCCACTCCAACCACAACGACAGCTCCCTCGCACACGATTcgtagcagtggcagtggcagtggctgtgccagtgccagcaaaAGCAATGTAACGGGCCCAAACTATTCCAAGGATCATCTGGATGCCTGGCTGGAGAATTGCCTGCGAGATGCTACCAATGCGCAGCTGTCGTCATCCTCTGAATTCCTCGACTTTACTCCGCCCACAGCAAAGGCTAATAAGCAAATCTTTGTGACTCAGTCGTCagtccagcaacagcaacagcagcaacagcagcaacaaccacagcagcagcagcagcaacaacaacagcaattccTCATGCGCTCCCATTCGCAGCCTTATAGCATGGGCACTGGCACGCCCTTCAGCCTCGGGATTCAACGC CACTCGCAGGCCCTCAGCCATCGATATCCGATGCTCTTCCCGCCCCAAAGCTATCCCAATGGCTATGGCCTGGGCATGGGATATTGCGGCGATGGGGGGCAGGAGTTTGCCAGTTTACCGCCGCTGGTCAATATGATGGGAGGTacgggtggcggtggcgccgCCTCCGAGCATGAGCAGAACTCCACGGATGTCTTGGACGGAAGCAATCCAAACTTTAGCAGAGG GTTCCGATTCAGCGATCCCTGCCTGCTGAATCCCTCAGACAACGACACCAAGCTGAGTGGCCAGAACACGCCCGACTGCCGCAatggcaacaccaacaccaacgaTAGCGGCTGCGATCTGGCTCAGCAGAACAAGTTTTTTGCGGCACTGATGGAGCAAATCAATCTGTTGCACGATACTAATTCCAAGATATGCCGCAATTTGCATGAAACAAAAG GAGCCTATACGCCAGGCATGATGACCGACGTGGTGCGCGAGGTAAAGGAGGCTGCGCGAGTGCGCGAGGACGCCCTCCTCAGTCG AGTCAAATCAATGGTCGAGGAGCGTCAGTGGTCTCTGAACGAGGGAAATGTACGTATACTGCGCGACATTGATGATCTGAAG TCGCACGTGATGCAACTGCGTCTGGAGCGGAAGGAGACACATAAACGTCTGTCGCATCTGGAGGCAGAAAACAAGTACCTGCGACAGGCCCTGGCCAGCTGCTACAACCAGCGTCAGGCCTATCACGACATCATCTATGAAAACGAGCGGGCACGTGGTTCACGTAAGCCATTTCCtaatggcggcggcggtagtggaggtggcggtggcggtggcagtggagcGGCAGGAGTGGGGCCACGGCGAGCTCAGTCGTTCAATCTACATTATGGAATAATGCACCAGACTCCGACACAAACTACACAAGCGCTTGAAGAGGATGACGAGATCGAGGAAGACAACGAGGCGGTATCGGTGACTACCACCAAGCGCCTGTCGTGCTCCAGCAGCGAGTCCCGCAGTAATGGGCTGCCCACACCCACTGTCCAGCACTCGCAGTATTCATCactggcacagcagcagcaagcagcgcaAAGCCCACCCACGTTTGCATTGATTGCGGAACATTTGGATCGGGATTCcgcactgccgccgccactgttGCCGCGCAAAAAGGAGCATGCCCAGCTCAAGCGCGAACTCGGAGAAGCAGCCGCCGCACGTAAGGAGGCCAATCAACGTATCATAGC ACTTGAAAAGTTGGTTAAAGACCTAAGTGTCCAGGTCAAGGGCAGCCAATCGAATTGGAATCCGACCAAGTCAAGTGAACCCGCACTATTGGCAGCCTCACCTGCTGCGGAAGCAGCAGTGGCACCGACAACGACAGCACCGGCAACAGCGGCACCGAAATTCAGCGTGGCCGACGGACCGATTACGGACTTATAG
- the LOC117899009 gene encoding uncharacterized protein LOC117899009 isoform X6 — MTTTTEMEINTNGGGGGGCGIVDPGSAGVTETVASSSSVTPAPICSSGLQKNVVGVGSPSNNRVLDATKRKKLKSRSSVGAASTPTTTTAPSHTIRSSGSGSGCASASKSNVTGPNYSKDHLDAWLENCLRDATNAQLSSSSEFLDFTPPTAKANKQIFVTQSSVQQQQQQQQQQQPQQQQQQQQQQFLMRSHSQPYSMGTGTPFSLGIQRHSQALSHRYPMLFPPQSYPNGYGLGMGYCGDGGQEFASLPPLVNMMGGTGGGGAASEHEQNSTDVLDGSNPNFSRGFRFSDPCLLNPSDNDTKLSGQNTPDCRNGNTNTNDSGCDLAQQNKFFAALMEQINLLHDTNSKICRNLHETKVDIEALKHAPNGQAWAGAATGTVTGAGGMRHRRDSLSGLSTQSQPLVFGGGFGGTHSPAPTFHSGAYTPGMMTDVVREVKEAARVREDALLSRVKSMVEERQWSLNEGNVRILRDIDDLKSHVMQLRLERKETHKRLSHLEAENKYLRQALASCYNQRQAYHDIIYENERARGSRKPFPNGGGGSGGGGGGGSGAAGVGPRRAQSFNLHYGIMHQTPTQTTQALEEDDEIEEDNEAVSVTTTKRLSCSSSESRSNGLPTPTVQHSQYSSLAQQQQAAQSPPTFALIAEHLDRDSALPPPLLPRKKEHAQLKRELGEAAAAHLKSWLKT, encoded by the exons ATGACAACCACAACCGAGATGGAGATCAACACGAACgggggaggcggaggcggGTGCGGTATAGTGGACCCTGGCAGTGCCGGTGTCACAGAGACGGTTGCAAGCAGCTCCAGCGTCACTCCAGCGCCCATTTGCAGCAGCGGTCTCCAGAAAAATGTCGTGGGCGTTGGTTcgcccagcaacaacagag TGCTGGATGCCACCAAGCGCAAGAAACTCAAATCCCGGAGCAGCGTGGGGGCAGCGTCCACTCCAACCACAACGACAGCTCCCTCGCACACGATTcgtagcagtggcagtggcagtggctgtgccagtgccagcaaaAGCAATGTAACGGGCCCAAACTATTCCAAGGATCATCTGGATGCCTGGCTGGAGAATTGCCTGCGAGATGCTACCAATGCGCAGCTGTCGTCATCCTCTGAATTCCTCGACTTTACTCCGCCCACAGCAAAGGCTAATAAGCAAATCTTTGTGACTCAGTCGTCagtccagcaacagcaacagcagcaacagcagcaacaaccacagcagcagcagcagcaacaacaacagcaattccTCATGCGCTCCCATTCGCAGCCTTATAGCATGGGCACTGGCACGCCCTTCAGCCTCGGGATTCAACGC CACTCGCAGGCCCTCAGCCATCGATATCCGATGCTCTTCCCGCCCCAAAGCTATCCCAATGGCTATGGCCTGGGCATGGGATATTGCGGCGATGGGGGGCAGGAGTTTGCCAGTTTACCGCCGCTGGTCAATATGATGGGAGGTacgggtggcggtggcgccgCCTCCGAGCATGAGCAGAACTCCACGGATGTCTTGGACGGAAGCAATCCAAACTTTAGCAGAGG GTTCCGATTCAGCGATCCCTGCCTGCTGAATCCCTCAGACAACGACACCAAGCTGAGTGGCCAGAACACGCCCGACTGCCGCAatggcaacaccaacaccaacgaTAGCGGCTGCGATCTGGCTCAGCAGAACAAGTTTTTTGCGGCACTGATGGAGCAAATCAATCTGTTGCACGATACTAATTCCAAGATATGCCGCAATTTGCATGAAACAAAAG TCGATATCGAAGCTTTAAAGCACGCTCCTAATGGCCAGGCCTGGGCAggtgctgccactggcaccgTCACTGGCGCTGGGGGCATGCGGCACCGTAGAGATAGCTTGAGCGGATTAAGCACACAAAGTCAGCCACTGGTGTTTGGCGGTGGATTCGGTGGGACACACAGTCCGGCGCCCACCTTTCATTCAG GAGCCTATACGCCAGGCATGATGACCGACGTGGTGCGCGAGGTAAAGGAGGCTGCGCGAGTGCGCGAGGACGCCCTCCTCAGTCG AGTCAAATCAATGGTCGAGGAGCGTCAGTGGTCTCTGAACGAGGGAAATGTACGTATACTGCGCGACATTGATGATCTGAAG TCGCACGTGATGCAACTGCGTCTGGAGCGGAAGGAGACACATAAACGTCTGTCGCATCTGGAGGCAGAAAACAAGTACCTGCGACAGGCCCTGGCCAGCTGCTACAACCAGCGTCAGGCCTATCACGACATCATCTATGAAAACGAGCGGGCACGTGGTTCACGTAAGCCATTTCCtaatggcggcggcggtagtggaggtggcggtggcggtggcagtggagcGGCAGGAGTGGGGCCACGGCGAGCTCAGTCGTTCAATCTACATTATGGAATAATGCACCAGACTCCGACACAAACTACACAAGCGCTTGAAGAGGATGACGAGATCGAGGAAGACAACGAGGCGGTATCGGTGACTACCACCAAGCGCCTGTCGTGCTCCAGCAGCGAGTCCCGCAGTAATGGGCTGCCCACACCCACTGTCCAGCACTCGCAGTATTCATCactggcacagcagcagcaagcagcgcaAAGCCCACCCACGTTTGCATTGATTGCGGAACATTTGGATCGGGATTCcgcactgccgccgccactgttGCCGCGCAAAAAGGAGCATGCCCAGCTCAAGCGCGAACTCGGAGAAGCAGCCGCCGCAC ACTTGAAAAGTTGGTTAAAGACCTAA